One region of Metallosphaera sedula DSM 5348 genomic DNA includes:
- a CDS encoding type II toxin-antitoxin system CcdA family antitoxin: MSWVTVSTKVRRELLEKAKEYGVNVSEVLRRALENEVREREREQARRSAALIAERLSVSREDVIRIIRESRDKDGKVRD; the protein is encoded by the coding sequence ATGAGCTGGGTCACAGTGTCTACCAAGGTGAGAAGGGAACTGCTGGAAAAGGCCAAGGAGTACGGAGTTAACGTGTCTGAAGTGCTTAGGAGGGCGTTAGAGAACGAGGTGAGGGAGAGGGAGAGGGAACAGGCCAGAAGGAGCGCTGCCCTAATTGCTGAAAGGCTTAGCGTGTCAAGGGAAGACGTGATCCGCATAATCAGGGAGAGCAGGGACAAGGATGGCAAGGTACGTGATTGA